Proteins encoded by one window of Hyphomicrobium nitrativorans NL23:
- a CDS encoding polysaccharide biosynthesis/export family protein has translation MKRGVHLAVLTLILWTAPVVGAQDGASYRLGVLDRVRIHVHEWPVLTGEFPVGANGALVLPMLGNIPAEGLLPSELAAEIGNRLQAKAELSAAPDTTVDISQYRPFYILGGVERPGEYAYRPGMMIVNAVAIAGGIYRPVRTSDWGFERDAITGRGDLRLAAVKRDELSAKELRLKAEAEGLEMFPAVPESLSRAAMRFVDEERLLFDARLQQYRKQYDALGETVILIEGEIDSLEGQLVAAGKQRESIAKELTDTRDLVARKLAPLPRILPIERTLAQIEREQKEIHTAIMRARQQINATKIQRDTLTEERRSTAVSELQVLKVEREELDERVETATRLIAGSGISLATQQESGEIEPTPTFVIVRRQGGAVSEFNAKETTALQPGDVVKVFRSQDVGTSQHSQTPGAVR, from the coding sequence ATGAAGCGTGGCGTCCATCTCGCGGTTTTGACCCTCATCCTATGGACCGCTCCGGTCGTGGGGGCGCAGGATGGCGCAAGCTATCGTCTCGGCGTGCTGGACCGGGTGCGTATCCATGTCCACGAGTGGCCGGTTTTAACGGGTGAGTTTCCCGTCGGCGCAAACGGCGCGCTCGTCCTTCCGATGCTCGGCAACATCCCGGCCGAAGGGCTCTTACCTTCTGAGTTGGCCGCCGAGATCGGAAATCGACTGCAGGCCAAGGCCGAGCTTAGCGCCGCGCCGGATACGACCGTCGATATCTCTCAATATCGCCCATTTTACATCCTGGGCGGTGTCGAGCGGCCCGGGGAGTATGCCTACAGGCCGGGAATGATGATCGTGAATGCGGTTGCGATTGCCGGCGGTATCTATCGCCCGGTGCGAACTTCCGATTGGGGATTTGAAAGGGACGCCATTACGGGGCGGGGCGACTTGCGGCTTGCGGCCGTCAAGCGCGATGAACTGAGCGCAAAAGAGTTGCGGCTCAAGGCAGAGGCTGAGGGCCTGGAGATGTTTCCAGCGGTGCCCGAAAGTTTGTCGCGTGCAGCGATGAGGTTCGTCGATGAGGAGCGCCTTCTCTTCGACGCTCGTCTCCAACAATACCGCAAGCAATACGATGCGCTCGGTGAAACGGTCATCTTGATCGAGGGTGAGATCGATAGCCTTGAGGGGCAGTTGGTGGCTGCGGGCAAGCAACGCGAATCTATCGCCAAGGAACTCACCGACACGCGAGACCTCGTCGCGCGGAAACTTGCGCCGTTGCCGCGCATCTTGCCGATCGAACGGACGCTCGCTCAAATCGAGCGAGAGCAGAAAGAAATCCATACGGCGATCATGCGTGCCCGCCAGCAGATCAATGCGACCAAGATACAACGAGACACTTTGACGGAAGAGCGTCGCAGCACGGCTGTGTCGGAGCTGCAGGTTCTCAAAGTGGAACGGGAGGAGCTTGACGAGCGGGTCGAAACTGCGACGCGGCTGATTGCGGGGTCCGGCATTTCGCTGGCAACGCAGCAGGAGTCCGGCGAGATCGAGCCGACGCCGACTTTCGTCATCGTCCGCCGTCAGGGCGGAGCTGTCTCAGAGTTCAACGCCAAGGAAACGACGGCACTTCAGCCCGGCGACGTCGTGAAAGTCTTTCGTTCGCAGGATGTCGGCACCTCGCAGCATTCCCAGACGCCTGGCGCCGTCAGATGA
- a CDS encoding oligosaccharide flippase family protein produces the protein MTATRKVARGVAWTVGTYTVSIVTRFGSNIILSRLLTPETFGMVMIVNTVRQGIDLSADVGLAQNVIQNKAGDRPEFFNTAWIMQIVRGAFLCVVLLICAAPIGRLYSVPESAFVLSGAILLVAGLASTSLLLLHRRLQLAKLTMFDLAQDVVSAAIIIMAALVSPTINSLMIAVLIAALIRTGTSYFLTNDRNRFAFNKAHAWEILTFGRWIFLSSILMFLCMSFDRLYIGHVAPLAVVGVYAIARTLADMPILLASRIGYSVVFPVVSEAQGHARADTRARLSAIRFKLLVVAAVGIAFGISVADLAVHLVYDARYHEAGWMLPILLFGVWLAILCSINEYAILGFGKPSYAVIANAIKLVYYLIALPLAYLYLGILGATMVVALSDLGRYAILGVAQKREQFSFLTQDAGATLLFLSIILVMSGIRSLAGFGSAFDTIPLNEIAGLFGRLDGGN, from the coding sequence TTGACTGCAACCCGCAAAGTCGCCCGTGGCGTCGCATGGACCGTAGGTACCTACACGGTTTCCATCGTTACCCGTTTCGGATCCAACATCATTTTGTCCCGGCTCTTGACGCCCGAGACATTCGGCATGGTCATGATCGTGAACACGGTCAGGCAGGGCATCGACCTGAGCGCTGACGTCGGACTCGCCCAAAATGTTATCCAGAACAAGGCCGGCGACCGACCGGAATTTTTCAATACAGCCTGGATCATGCAGATCGTGCGCGGCGCATTTCTTTGCGTTGTGCTGCTCATCTGCGCCGCACCGATCGGACGATTGTACTCCGTCCCCGAAAGCGCATTCGTCTTGAGCGGAGCGATCCTCCTCGTCGCAGGATTAGCCTCGACCTCGCTGCTTCTCCTGCATCGCCGGCTGCAACTCGCCAAACTCACCATGTTCGACCTCGCTCAGGATGTCGTGAGTGCAGCGATCATCATTATGGCCGCCCTTGTGAGCCCCACAATCAACTCCCTGATGATCGCGGTGTTGATCGCTGCGCTCATTCGGACGGGGACGAGCTATTTCCTCACAAACGACCGTAACAGGTTCGCCTTCAATAAGGCCCACGCGTGGGAGATCCTGACCTTTGGGCGTTGGATATTCCTCTCGTCCATCTTGATGTTCCTCTGCATGAGCTTCGACCGCCTCTACATCGGTCACGTTGCCCCCCTGGCCGTTGTCGGTGTGTACGCCATCGCGCGGACATTGGCCGACATGCCAATCCTTCTAGCCTCACGGATCGGATACTCCGTGGTGTTCCCGGTGGTTTCCGAAGCGCAGGGCCATGCCCGCGCAGATACCCGTGCCCGCCTTTCGGCTATCCGCTTCAAGCTGCTTGTAGTGGCGGCTGTCGGCATTGCCTTTGGCATCTCTGTCGCCGATCTCGCCGTTCATCTCGTCTACGACGCGCGCTATCACGAGGCGGGCTGGATGCTACCCATACTCCTTTTTGGCGTGTGGCTCGCCATCCTATGCTCCATCAATGAGTACGCAATATTGGGCTTCGGCAAACCGTCATATGCCGTGATCGCCAACGCAATCAAACTTGTCTACTATTTGATAGCTCTTCCCCTCGCCTATCTATATCTGGGCATACTGGGAGCCACCATGGTCGTCGCTCTGAGCGATCTAGGACGCTACGCCATCCTCGGAGTCGCCCAGAAGCGCGAGCAATTCTCCTTTCTGACTCAGGACGCAGGCGCGACCCTCCTTTTCCTATCGATCATTCTCGTCATGTCGGGAATTCGGTCGCTGGCGGGCTTTGGCAGCGCGTTCGACACCATACCTCTGAACGAGATCGCGGGTCTCTTTGGGAGGCTCGATGGCGGAAATTGA
- a CDS encoding glycosyltransferase family 2 protein gives MAEIDILLPVRNGAEYLSQAITSIRNQTHRDWRLWVLDHCSDDASAEIALSHGEQDPRVQIRSLEADGLSDLLNKGLDLCDSRFVARQDADDISLPHRLESLVSAMNTDPALDLVGSNATTLDASGKFLGHIEYPTSAHGVTANALFFTPLLHPTVLYRHDTLRQLEVRYGIDFMRWLPSERRTTIPALAEDYFLFAQLAFLGRCANLPERLLLYRLHGNNVGYTKFVAQSQVALDISRYMVASLSQREGLEPFDPAPFCNHAMQLIDIPGRTDFSDEHRQLTALMTRVMQPSHDLSRVLSFSSCLRNRRKPIMMQRYLKHRSRFGHNDREYLTVRSWLIPRALRKLRKRPHLTLSPSGLTSTP, from the coding sequence ATGGCGGAAATTGACATCCTACTGCCCGTGCGAAACGGTGCAGAGTACCTTTCGCAGGCCATCACGAGCATCCGCAACCAAACTCATCGGGATTGGCGCTTGTGGGTTCTCGACCATTGCTCCGACGATGCAAGCGCCGAAATCGCTTTAAGTCATGGCGAGCAAGACCCGCGCGTGCAGATCCGATCCCTTGAAGCCGATGGGCTTTCGGATTTGCTGAACAAGGGACTGGATTTGTGCGACTCTCGCTTTGTCGCGCGCCAGGATGCCGACGACATTTCGCTTCCGCACCGTCTCGAATCTCTCGTTTCCGCGATGAATACCGATCCGGCCCTCGATCTCGTGGGATCGAACGCCACCACACTCGATGCCAGCGGCAAATTTCTCGGTCACATCGAATACCCGACGAGTGCGCACGGCGTCACCGCAAACGCATTGTTCTTCACGCCTCTGCTCCATCCGACAGTTCTCTACCGGCACGACACCCTGCGACAGCTTGAAGTACGCTACGGCATCGATTTCATGCGCTGGCTTCCGAGCGAACGGCGAACCACGATTCCGGCCCTCGCTGAGGACTATTTCCTTTTCGCCCAGCTTGCATTTCTCGGACGGTGCGCAAACCTCCCCGAGCGTCTCCTTCTTTACCGCCTGCACGGCAATAATGTCGGCTATACGAAGTTTGTCGCCCAGTCTCAGGTTGCACTCGACATCTCTCGCTACATGGTCGCATCGCTGTCTCAACGGGAGGGTCTGGAACCTTTCGATCCCGCACCGTTCTGCAACCACGCAATGCAACTCATCGACATTCCAGGGCGCACCGATTTTTCGGACGAGCACCGCCAACTGACCGCACTGATGACGCGTGTGATGCAGCCGTCTCACGATCTATCGCGCGTATTGTCGTTCAGTTCCTGTTTACGGAACCGTCGCAAACCGATCATGATGCAACGCTATCTGAAGCACCGCAGCAGGTTCGGACACAACGACAGGGAGTACCTGACGGTAAGATCGTGGCTGATACCGCGCGCGCTCCGCAAGTTGAGAAAGCGCCCGCACCTGACGCTCAGCCCCTCGGGGCTCACATCGACACCGTAA